One genomic region from Epinephelus fuscoguttatus linkage group LG6, E.fuscoguttatus.final_Chr_v1 encodes:
- the inpp5e gene encoding phosphatidylinositol polyphosphate 5-phosphatase type IV, with protein MTKNGEDSPLHQSSEAPGKGDSAANDSGPLNTSLVDAKSCNEHNDALKLTARNAAGEISPYQPRPPLLPRLSKSSRSISVEETVRTRRLRNSQESLSDPVETGSSTDSLKEDHTAPAPGGFVPSTAATTRNEQDFNVRPISAVTAGSPVFRDRVSSLSEYERRPPSQQSDPTDHWARSAKVRLSPVQPTGTLPALDKSFASASFRAANRIDRDCLDYAVLAREKLGERLHRNLSDSRLLENMGSDSASVNSMRSTYSVLSPIRPQDVRNRSFLEGSVLGSGALLGAEELDRYFPDRRVGIYIATWNMQGEKGLPANLDDLLLPTDSEFAQDFYVIGVQEGCPDRREWETRLQETLGPYYVMLYAASHGVLYLTVFVRRDLIWFCSEVEHATVTTRIISQIKTKGAVGIAFTFFGTSFLFITSHFTSGDAKVYERVLDYNKIVEALALPKGLPDTNPYRSTPSDVTTRFDQVFWFGDFNFRLSKDRVDVEAIMSRTVGGDMGRLLEHDQLSKEMKDGSIFKGFQEAPIHFLPTYKFDIGCDIYDTTSKQRTPSYTDRILFRSRQADDIKVVKYTSCSSIKTSDHRPVISVFQVKLRPGRDNIPLGAGQFDRSLYLEGIRRRITRELKRREAMKNQSSSTICTIS; from the exons ATGACTAAGAATGGAGAGGACAGCCCCCTCCATCAGTCCAGTGAGGCTCCTGGTAAAGGAGATTCAGCTGCCAATGACAGCGGGCCACTCAACACCTCCTTAGTAGATGCCAAATCCTGCAACGAGCACAATGATGCCCTTAAACTCACTGCTAGAAACGCTGCGGGAGAGATCAGCCCATACCAGCCTCGGCCACCCTTACTACCCAGGCTGTCAAAATCCAGCAGAAGTATCTCAGTGGAGGAGACCGTGAGAACCAGGAGACTGAGAAACAGCCAGGAGAGTCTGAGTGACCCGGTTGAGACTGGCTCCTCCACAGACTCACTCAAAGAGGACCacacagctccagctccaggTGGATTTGTTCCCAGCACTGCAGCTACCACCAGAAATGAGCAGGACTTCAATGTAAGACCCATCTCTGCTGTCACAGCAGGATCCCCAGTCTTCCGGGACAGAGTGAGCAGCCTCTCTGAGTATGAACGGAGGCCCCCCAGCCAGCAGAGCGACCCCACAGACCACTGGGCAAGGTCCGCCAAGGTGCGCCTGTCTCCGGTGCAACCCACAGGGACGCTGCCTGCTCTGGACAAGAGCTTTGCGTCAGCCAGTTTCAGGGCAGCTAATAGGATTGACAGGGATTGTTTGGATTATGCCGTGTTGGCCAGAGAGAAACTCGGGGAAAGACTCCACAGGAACCTGAGCGACAGCCGGCTTCTGGAGAACATGGGGTCGGACAGTGCCTCTGTCAACTCCATGAGGTCCACCTACAGTGTGCTCAGCCCCATCAGACCCCAGGATGTGAGGAACAG GAGCTTTCTGGAGGGCAGCGTGCTGGGGAGTGGTGCCCTGCTCGGAGCCGAGGAGCTGGACCGCTACTTTCCCGACAGGAGAGTGGGTATCTACATCGCTACTTGGAACATGCAGGGAGAGAAG GGGCTTCCAGCCAACTTAGACGACCTCCTCCTGCCAACAGACTCTGAATTTGCACAAGACTTTTATGTCATTGGGGTCCAGGAGGGCTGTCCTGACAG GAGGGAGTGGGAGACCCGTCTTCAGGAGACTCTGGGACCTTACTACGTCATGCTGTATGCAGCATCACATGGTGTTTTATATCTCACTGTATTTGTCAGAAGAGACCTCATCTGGTTCTGCTCAG AGGTGGAGCACGCCACAGTCACAACCAGGATCATCTCTCAGATCAAGACCAAAGGGGCTGTGGGAATCGCCTTTACcttttttggcacttccttCCTCTTCATCACGTCCCATTTTACCT CTGGAGATGCCAAAGTTTACGAGAGAGTACTAGATTACAACAAGATCGTTGAGGCTCTAGCTCTTCCCAAAGGCCTTCCAGACACCAACCCTTACCGCTCCACGCCAT CTGACGTCACCACGAGGTTCGACCAGGTCTTCTGGTTTGGAGATTTTAACTTTCGACTGAGTAAAGACCGGGTTGACGTGGAGGCCATCATGAGTCGCACAGTAGGCGGCGATATGGGCCGTCTGCTGGAGCACGACCAGCTCTCCAAGGAAATGAAGGATG GTTCAATCTTTAAAGGTTTCCAAGAGGCACCAATACACTTCCTCCCCACATACAAGTTCGACATCGGCTGTGATATCTACGACACCACTTCTAAACAGAGAACACCATCATACACA gaCAGGATCTTGTTCAGGAGCAGGCAGGCTGATGACATAAAAGTGGTCAAGTACACCAGCTGTTCCAGCATCAAGACCTCAGACCATCGGCCCGTCATCAGTGTCTTCCAGGTCAAACTCAGGCCGGGCAGAGACAA
- the LOC125890050 gene encoding gamma-crystallin M2-like, with protein sequence MTSTGMNMMSRIIFYEDRNFQGRSYECMSDCPDMSSYLSRCHSCRVERGCFMVYDRTNYMGNQYFMRRGEYADYMSMMGMSDCIRSCRMIPMHRGSYRMKIYERENFGGQMSELMDDCDNIMDRYRMSNCMSCNVMEGHWLMYEQPHYRGRMMYMRPGEYRNFMNMGGSGMRFMSMRRITDSCY encoded by the exons ATGACTTCCACTGGAATGAACATGATGAGCAGG atCATCTTCTACGAGGACAGGAACTTCCAGGGTCGTTCCTATGAGTGCATGAGCGACTGCCCCGACATGTCCTCCTACCTGAGCAGGTGCCACTCCTGCAGGGTGGAGAGAGGCTGCTTCATGGTGTACGACCGCACCAACTACATGGGCAACCAGTACTTCATGAGGAGGGGCGAGTATGCCGACTACATGAGCATGATGGGCATGAGCGACTGCATCAGGTCCTGCCGCATGATCCCCATG CACAGAGGATCCTACAGGATGAAGATCTACGAGAGGGAGAACTTTGGAGGTCAGATGTCTGAGCTGATGGACGACTGTGACAACATCATGGACCGTTACCGCATGTCCAACTGCATGTCCTGCAACGTGATGGAGGGCCACTGGCTGATGTACGAGCAGCCCCACTACAGAGGCAGGATGATGTACATGAGGCCCGGCGAGTACAGGAACTTCATGAACATGGGCGGCAGTGGCATGAGGTTCATGAGCATGAGGCGCATCACTGACTCCTGCTATTAG